A genomic segment from Arcobacter acticola encodes:
- a CDS encoding transporter substrate-binding domain-containing diguanylate cyclase — MYRFFISLIFCLLFVQNTFSSEIEAISNNTKQNIDNLSLQLKYLVQDHQDNKKEINNILNLYYQHHEKIQAFEIVYKNKYIYSSYKNDSTIIINDDSLFFDIKENLETYEKDILDNKNNSLGKLIVYFKKEIDFTPEELAYLKNKKIIRIQNDSDLAPYNFNENAIAKGYSIDYMNLIANKLAIQVDYQNVIWNEAMNMLENNQLDLMVNVLKSKEREDRFLFSDIPYRLSTVAMVSRISEKEYNSFSELDGKTIALVKGYYTYEKVKRDFPKINIYSTNNSLETITAVSLKKADLTYGIRDVLEYNINKNFISNLKITESIENENNFGFYFAYNKENSVLKSIISKAEKLISKNEIEKLNNKWFNKLQSLENNSKNFLFTQEEISYLGKKKNITMCVDPNFLPYEEITEKGNYSGIISDIINQLNKNTNIKFQLNITTSWEESYELVKNKRCDILPFTLQTKSREEYFNFTQPYLNFPIVIATKDSESFINSLKEIQNKKIALIKNFALIEIIKYSYPNIQIIEVRNAKEGLEKASSKDAYAYIDSMPTVAYIKQKYNIQDIKISGKISDEFLVRIAVRNDEMILQNILNKAINSLKEEDKERIVNKWLTLVKEKQFNTKVFIQIVILIIIIFVSIITALIYRSNIKLNALNKELRKLSQTDKLTSLYNRVKLDFILEKEIKFSQRYNSALTLAIVDIDLFKNINDTYGHTIGDIILKEFANILSKNIRETDYVGRWGGEEFLLIFTHTQSQNAQIIAENLRKIIEQYDFSNKIKLTASFGIYECKDQNPTKCLSKADKALYEAKNSSRNCVRVFIDKQN, encoded by the coding sequence ATGTACAGATTTTTTATTAGTTTAATATTTTGTTTATTATTTGTTCAAAATACATTTTCTTCTGAAATAGAAGCAATAAGTAACAATACAAAACAAAATATCGACAACCTTTCTTTACAATTAAAATATCTAGTTCAAGACCATCAAGATAATAAAAAAGAGATAAATAACATTTTAAATCTTTATTATCAACATCACGAAAAAATTCAAGCTTTTGAGATTGTTTATAAAAATAAATATATTTATAGCTCATATAAAAATGATTCTACAATTATTATTAATGATGATTCTCTTTTTTTTGATATAAAAGAAAATTTAGAAACTTATGAAAAAGATATTTTGGACAATAAAAACAATTCTCTAGGAAAACTAATAGTATATTTCAAAAAAGAAATTGACTTTACTCCTGAAGAATTAGCTTATTTAAAAAATAAAAAGATTATAAGAATTCAAAATGACTCAGATTTAGCTCCTTATAATTTTAATGAAAATGCAATTGCAAAAGGTTATTCTATAGATTATATGAATTTAATTGCAAATAAATTAGCAATACAAGTAGACTACCAAAATGTTATTTGGAATGAAGCTATGAATATGCTTGAAAATAATCAATTAGATCTAATGGTTAATGTATTAAAATCAAAAGAAAGAGAAGATAGATTTTTATTTTCTGATATACCTTACAGATTATCCACTGTAGCTATGGTTTCTAGAATATCAGAAAAAGAGTATAACTCTTTTTCTGAACTAGATGGGAAAACAATAGCTTTAGTAAAGGGCTATTATACTTATGAGAAAGTAAAAAGAGATTTTCCTAAGATTAATATATATTCTACTAATAACTCTTTAGAAACAATAACTGCCGTCTCGTTAAAAAAAGCAGATCTTACATATGGAATAAGGGATGTTTTAGAATATAACATTAATAAAAATTTTATTTCCAATCTTAAAATTACAGAAAGTATTGAGAATGAAAATAATTTTGGTTTTTATTTTGCTTATAATAAAGAAAATAGTGTTTTAAAATCAATTATTTCAAAAGCTGAAAAATTAATATCAAAAAATGAAATTGAAAAATTAAATAATAAATGGTTTAATAAACTTCAATCATTAGAAAATAATAGTAAAAATTTCTTATTTACTCAAGAAGAAATATCTTATTTAGGAAAAAAGAAAAATATCACCATGTGTGTTGATCCTAACTTTTTACCATATGAAGAAATTACAGAAAAAGGGAATTACAGTGGAATAATCTCAGATATAATTAATCAATTAAATAAAAATACCAATATTAAATTTCAACTAAATATCACTACTTCTTGGGAAGAATCATATGAACTTGTAAAAAATAAAAGATGTGATATATTACCTTTTACCCTCCAAACAAAAAGTAGAGAAGAGTATTTTAACTTCACTCAACCCTACTTAAATTTCCCAATAGTAATAGCTACAAAAGATAGTGAATCTTTTATTAATTCATTAAAAGAAATTCAAAATAAAAAAATAGCTTTAATTAAAAATTTTGCTTTAATTGAAATAATTAAATATTCATATCCTAATATTCAAATAATAGAAGTTAGAAATGCAAAAGAAGGACTAGAAAAAGCAAGTTCTAAAGATGCTTATGCATATATTGACTCTATGCCAACAGTAGCATATATAAAACAAAAATATAATATTCAAGATATTAAAATTAGTGGGAAAATATCAGATGAATTTTTAGTTAGAATTGCTGTAAGAAATGATGAAATGATTCTACAAAACATATTAAATAAAGCTATAAATTCGTTAAAAGAGGAAGATAAAGAAAGAATAGTTAATAAGTGGCTTACCCTTGTAAAAGAAAAGCAATTTAACACAAAGGTCTTTATTCAAATTGTTATCTTGATTATTATAATTTTTGTATCAATAATAACTGCTTTAATATATCGTTCAAATATAAAATTGAATGCTTTAAATAAAGAGCTAAGAAAATTATCTCAAACAGATAAACTAACCTCACTTTATAACAGAGTAAAATTAGATTTTATTTTAGAAAAAGAGATCAAATTTTCACAAAGATACAACTCAGCTTTAACATTAGCAATTGTAGATATAGATTTATTTAAAAATATAAATGATACTTATGGACATACAATTGGTGATATTATTTTAAAAGAGTTTGCAAATATTTTATCAAAAAACATTAGAGAAACTGACTATGTTGGAAGATGGGGTGGTGAAGAATTTTTACTAATTTTCACCCATACCCAAAGCCAAAATGCTCAAATAATTGCAGAAAACTTAAGAAAAATCATAGAACAATATGATTTTTCTAATAAAATAAAATTAACTGCAAGTTTTGGTATATATGAATGTAAAGATCAAAATCCTACTAAATGTTTATCAAAAGCAGATAAGGCATTATATGAAGCAAAAAATTCAAGTAGAAATTGCGTAAGAGTTTTCATTGATAAACAAAATTAA
- a CDS encoding glutamine amidotransferase translates to MKKLFIIKAGKTFDTIISEHVDFEDWILKYINYENIKIIDIQNNEEIPSLNDCLGVIITGSHAMVTQELPWSLKLEIFIKEVILAKIPFLGICYGHQLLAKSLGAKVDYHPKGIELGTVNISVSKEALSDDIFKYLPSSFDVHVVHSQSAISLPKNAVLLASNNHEQNHAFRVGENAWGVQFHPEYDENVMRGYIKEVLKNNDEEKNRLLKKVKQSNYSNEIIKLFVNVVKASNY, encoded by the coding sequence ATGAAAAAACTATTTATTATAAAAGCTGGAAAAACTTTTGACACTATTATTAGTGAACATGTTGATTTTGAAGATTGGATTTTAAAATATATAAATTATGAAAATATTAAAATTATTGATATTCAAAATAATGAAGAAATACCATCTTTAAATGATTGTTTGGGTGTAATAATTACAGGCTCACATGCCATGGTTACTCAAGAACTTCCTTGGAGTTTAAAGTTAGAAATATTTATAAAAGAAGTTATTCTTGCAAAAATTCCATTTTTAGGAATTTGTTATGGACATCAACTTTTAGCTAAAAGTTTAGGGGCAAAGGTTGATTATCATCCAAAAGGAATAGAATTAGGAACTGTTAATATATCTGTTTCAAAAGAAGCTCTTAGTGATGATATTTTTAAATATTTGCCTTCTTCTTTTGATGTTCATGTTGTTCATTCTCAAAGTGCAATATCTTTACCTAAAAATGCAGTTTTACTAGCTTCAAATAATCATGAGCAAAATCATGCTTTTAGAGTCGGTGAAAATGCTTGGGGAGTTCAGTTTCATCCTGAATATGATGAAAATGTGATGAGAGGATATATAAAAGAGGTATTAAAAAACAATGACGAAGAAAAAAATAGATTATTAAAAAAAGTAAAACAAAGTAATTATTCAAATGAAATTATAAAACTTTTTGTAAATGTAGTAAAAGCCTCAAACTATTAA
- a CDS encoding tautomerase encodes MPHLQFEINKKVSDDSKEEFVNEIRKTFSEIMDTGVDHIAISIREYDKYSLTIGRASFTDDICLMNLDIREGRTIEKRRELALAYMEIVKENFGINQKNQYITFTEHKGEDFHLVEKYLASWETGEDPLA; translated from the coding sequence ATGCCACATTTACAGTTTGAAATAAATAAAAAAGTATCAGATGATTCAAAAGAAGAGTTTGTAAATGAAATAAGAAAAACTTTTAGTGAGATTATGGATACTGGAGTTGATCATATTGCAATATCAATTAGAGAGTATGATAAATACTCTTTAACAATTGGAAGAGCCTCTTTTACTGATGATATTTGTTTAATGAACCTTGATATTAGAGAGGGCAGAACAATTGAAAAAAGACGAGAGTTAGCTCTTGCATATATGGAGATTGTAAAAGAGAATTTTGGAATAAATCAAAAAAATCAGTATATCACTTTTACGGAACACAAAGGTGAAGATTTTCATTTAGTTGAAAAATATTTAGCCTCTTGGGAAACAGGTGAAGACCCGCTTGCTTAA
- a CDS encoding NAD(P)-dependent oxidoreductase, whose amino-acid sequence MKIGFIGLGNLGTAICSRLSSLGDELIVYNRNKDKIKDLPYKIVNTPKDILKECDVIFLCLFDSPAVENILSGENGILCDELKGKTIIDLTTNHYEDVLKFHKMVNDIGANYLENPVFGSVAPALSGALTVVSSGKTEVFENVKPILEKIAVEIFHLEAPSSATKMKLINNLCLGSFMATLAECTALAENCEIPKAKALQILGVGGGQSLVLKAKTQKLIDEDFSAHFSNNAINKDLHLLQDLAYNLKLPLYSAAIPKELFSKMKMMGKGEEDFSSIYQLFKK is encoded by the coding sequence ATGAAAATAGGATTTATAGGACTTGGAAATCTGGGAACTGCAATTTGTTCTAGACTATCATCACTTGGGGATGAACTAATTGTTTATAATAGAAACAAAGATAAAATCAAAGATTTACCGTACAAAATAGTAAATACTCCAAAAGATATTTTAAAAGAGTGTGATGTTATTTTTTTATGTCTATTTGATTCACCTGCGGTTGAAAATATTTTAAGTGGTGAAAATGGAATATTATGTGATGAGTTAAAAGGTAAAACAATTATTGATTTAACTACAAATCATTATGAAGATGTTTTAAAATTTCATAAAATGGTAAATGATATTGGTGCAAATTATCTTGAAAATCCAGTATTTGGAAGTGTTGCACCTGCATTAAGTGGAGCATTAACGGTTGTAAGTTCTGGAAAAACAGAAGTATTTGAAAATGTAAAACCAATTTTAGAAAAAATTGCTGTAGAAATATTTCACTTAGAGGCACCTTCAAGTGCTACAAAAATGAAACTTATAAATAATTTATGCTTAGGTTCATTTATGGCTACCCTTGCTGAATGTACTGCATTAGCTGAAAATTGTGAAATTCCAAAAGCTAAGGCTTTACAAATCTTAGGTGTTGGTGGCGGACAATCTCTTGTTTTAAAAGCAAAAACACAAAAACTAATTGATGAAGATTTTTCTGCACATTTTTCAAATAATGCAATAAATAAAGATTTGCATTTATTACAAGATTTAGCATATAATTTGAAATTACCACTTTATAGTGCAGCAATTCCTAAGGAGCTGTTTTCTAAAATGAAAATGATGGGTAAAGGGGAAGAAGATTTTTCTTCGATATATCAGTTGTTTAAAAAATAA